A stretch of Desulfitobacterium dichloroeliminans LMG P-21439 DNA encodes these proteins:
- a CDS encoding NHLP family bacteriocin export ABC transporter peptidase/permease/ATPase subunit, which produces MVKQKIVKVPTVLQMEAVECGAASLAMILAYYGKYITLEELRIDCGVSRDGSKASNLLKAARGHGLEAKGYRKEPDALRGMPLPLVIHWNFSHFLVLEGFHKGKVYLNDPAAGRRVVSEEEFNQSFTGIVLSFTPTPEFQKDNKKPNISTALKKRLKGSEKALTYIILLGLALVIPGLVIPVFSRVFVDDILLGGLDSWMLPLLLGMGITAMLRGVLTWMQQYYLLRLETKIALATSGQFLWHIFRLPSEFFSQRAAGDITSRIQSNDKVAKLLSGKLATTALNVLMIIFYFALMLSYSWILALVGLAIALINVFYLIAVSARRVDLNRKLLQDEGKLLGSSMAGLQIIETLKATGSEANFFAQWSGYQAKLLNAEQELGVSSQFLSVFPSFLTGINNALVLVIGGFLILDGQMTIGMLVAFQSLMSSFMMPVTGLVGLGAELQEMEGEMNRLDDVLKYPLDREQSVHESHEGEASANAPLSMGHKLSGYVELKNITFGYSILEPPLIEDFSLSLRPGSRVALVGGSGSGKSTIAKIIAGIHNPWSGEILFDGQPRSSFPKEVISNSLAMVDQEICMFHGTVKENITLWDGTLSEFEMIRAAKDACIHDDITARSGGYEQIVEEGGKNYSGGQRQRLEIARALAGNPVILIMDEATSALDPITEKNVDEHIRYRGCTCIIVAHRLSTIRDCDEIIVLEKGKIIERGNHESLYEAAGTYAKLIATG; this is translated from the coding sequence ATATTACCTTGGAGGAATTGAGAATTGATTGTGGTGTTTCCCGGGATGGGAGTAAAGCCAGTAATCTCCTGAAGGCTGCCCGGGGTCATGGTCTGGAAGCGAAGGGTTACCGAAAAGAACCGGATGCTTTGCGTGGGATGCCCCTGCCCCTGGTCATCCACTGGAATTTTAGCCACTTCCTCGTTCTGGAAGGCTTTCATAAAGGAAAAGTATACTTGAATGATCCGGCAGCAGGCAGGAGGGTCGTATCCGAAGAAGAATTTAACCAATCCTTTACGGGCATTGTCCTCTCCTTCACACCAACCCCTGAATTTCAAAAGGATAATAAGAAACCAAATATAAGCACTGCCTTAAAGAAAAGGCTTAAAGGTTCGGAGAAAGCTTTAACCTATATCATTCTGCTGGGTCTGGCCCTAGTTATTCCCGGCTTAGTAATACCCGTGTTTTCCAGAGTATTTGTCGATGATATTTTGTTGGGCGGTCTCGATTCTTGGATGCTACCCTTGTTGCTGGGCATGGGCATTACGGCAATGCTCAGAGGAGTTCTGACTTGGATGCAGCAGTATTATTTGCTTAGATTAGAAACGAAGATTGCCTTAGCCACCTCCGGTCAGTTTCTGTGGCACATTTTTCGTCTACCCAGTGAATTCTTTTCCCAGCGCGCCGCCGGTGATATCACTTCCAGGATACAAAGCAATGATAAGGTAGCGAAGCTCTTGTCAGGGAAACTAGCCACTACGGCACTGAATGTCCTCATGATTATCTTTTACTTTGCGTTAATGCTCAGCTATAGCTGGATTTTAGCCTTAGTAGGTTTGGCAATTGCTTTGATTAATGTATTCTATTTGATTGCGGTATCTGCCCGAAGGGTCGATCTGAACCGCAAATTACTGCAAGATGAGGGAAAACTGCTCGGCTCAAGTATGGCGGGTCTGCAAATTATCGAGACCCTCAAAGCCACAGGCTCGGAAGCTAACTTCTTTGCCCAATGGTCGGGATATCAGGCAAAATTGCTCAATGCAGAACAGGAGCTAGGGGTTTCTTCTCAGTTTCTATCTGTATTCCCCAGTTTTTTAACTGGCATCAATAACGCCCTCGTCTTAGTGATTGGTGGCTTTTTGATTCTCGATGGCCAAATGACCATCGGCATGCTGGTGGCTTTCCAAAGCTTGATGAGTAGCTTTATGATGCCCGTCACCGGACTGGTGGGACTCGGAGCTGAGCTTCAGGAAATGGAAGGCGAGATGAATCGCTTAGACGATGTTTTAAAATATCCACTCGATCGGGAGCAAAGCGTCCACGAGAGTCACGAAGGAGAAGCTAGCGCGAACGCGCCGCTTTCGATGGGGCATAAGCTCTCAGGCTATGTGGAGCTTAAGAACATTACCTTTGGCTATAGTATTTTGGAACCGCCCTTAATTGAAGATTTCAGTTTAAGTCTAAGACCCGGGTCGCGGGTAGCTTTAGTCGGCGGCTCCGGTAGCGGCAAATCGACCATCGCCAAAATCATCGCCGGTATCCACAATCCTTGGTCCGGTGAGATTCTTTTTGATGGGCAACCCCGTTCCTCTTTCCCCAAGGAAGTGATTAGCAATTCTTTAGCGATGGTGGATCAAGAGATTTGTATGTTTCATGGAACAGTCAAGGAAAACATTACCCTCTGGGATGGAACCCTTTCAGAGTTCGAGATGATCCGGGCTGCTAAGGATGCCTGTATTCATGATGATATTACTGCTCGGTCAGGGGGCTATGAGCAAATAGTGGAAGAGGGCGGTAAAAATTATAGCGGAGGTCAAAGGCAGAGGCTGGAGATTGCCAGAGCTTTAGCCGGAAATCCAGTTATTCTAATTATGGATGAAGCTACCAGTGCCCTAGATCCAATAACGGAGAAAAACGTAGATGAACATATTCGTTACCGGGGGTGCACTTGTATCATTGTTGCTCATCGCCTTAGTACGATACGGGATTGTGACGAGATCATTGTGCTGGAAAAGGGGAAGATTATTGAGCGAGGAAACCATGAGTCGCTATATGAGGCCGCAGGGACTTATGCCAAACTGATCGCCACAGGTTAA